The following are from one region of the Ruficoccus sp. ZRK36 genome:
- a CDS encoding prepilin-type N-terminal cleavage/methylation domain-containing protein, whose translation MSDVWVVSMNQKVQASTMPPPSTNLRYAFSLLELLVTIAVVAILSSILVVSLSHVRQMANIATCSSSMRQIHTATMLYAGEHTNKLPGPLWSAQQAWYRAPEYIRDGVLLNYIAPYLDLPGGTSTPQRADIFLCPAWADQEGETVAENPSARVYAVQYRVTLMNGESIRPFGYAGGSSTTPPATLHELDNPGQQVMLFDLDADVVSSYRGNSLAAQHPVHGGKRNYLFFDGHVECLKEHI comes from the coding sequence ATGAGTGACGTCTGGGTAGTGTCAATGAATCAAAAAGTTCAGGCTAGCACAATGCCCCCTCCAAGCACAAATCTACGTTATGCATTTAGCTTACTGGAGTTGCTTGTGACGATTGCCGTGGTTGCGATCCTGTCTTCGATACTGGTCGTCAGCTTGAGCCACGTTCGCCAAATGGCGAACATTGCCACGTGCAGTTCAAGTATGCGTCAGATCCACACTGCCACCATGCTCTACGCCGGAGAGCATACAAATAAGCTGCCGGGCCCGTTATGGTCTGCCCAGCAAGCGTGGTACCGCGCCCCCGAATATATCAGGGACGGCGTGTTGCTGAATTACATTGCCCCCTATCTGGATCTGCCGGGAGGGACCTCGACACCTCAGCGAGCTGATATCTTTCTTTGTCCCGCGTGGGCCGATCAAGAGGGGGAGACTGTTGCCGAAAACCCAAGCGCACGGGTCTATGCGGTCCAATACAGAGTTACATTAATGAATGGTGAATCCATCCGCCCTTTCGGTTATGCCGGTGGAAGCTCTACCACTCCCCCCGCCACTTTGCATGAATTAGATAATCCGGGGCAGCAAGTCATGCTTTTTGATTTGGATGCAGATGTAGTCTCATCCTACCGAGGAAATTCTCTTGCGGCACAGCACCCAGTCCATGGGGGGAAGCGAAATTACCTGTTCTTTGATGGCCATGTCGAATGCTTAAAGGAGCACATATAG
- a CDS encoding LacI family DNA-binding transcriptional regulator, whose protein sequence is MAEKLRITQRDVAREAGVDQSSVSLALKNHSSIPQATKQKIRDAALRLGYTPDPMLSALANYRTRLRPATLHGTVAWLYSSHNGKNKWWTDVPQFNEYYKGAKKAGSELGFHVEPFQLDEAGMTRTRLAGILKARNISSLLLCPQPRPNSSLDFPWQDFSVITFGYTLASPHFSLVTSSHYKATVLTIRKLIDLGYKRIGFSLSPTHNEKVDNAFLAAYYTELALHGLQHFPLESEWSDSDVLTDWIRKNRLEAIITGRYTGMKKLSELNIKIPEELGVACPSLGDRRLPVSGAVEDSFYIGEVALRMLSEQINRGEKGIPLKPISILVDAIWQEGETLRKIRDDKASYLLDPKTVWKTINDAKSE, encoded by the coding sequence ATGGCTGAGAAATTACGGATAACCCAACGAGACGTTGCCCGCGAAGCCGGGGTGGACCAGTCAAGCGTGTCATTGGCACTCAAAAACCATAGCAGCATCCCTCAAGCGACCAAACAAAAGATTCGGGATGCAGCCCTAAGACTCGGCTACACCCCGGACCCAATGCTGTCCGCACTGGCCAATTATCGAACGCGCCTGCGTCCGGCTACACTGCATGGAACCGTTGCCTGGCTTTACAGCTCTCATAACGGAAAGAATAAATGGTGGACCGATGTGCCGCAGTTCAATGAATACTACAAGGGGGCTAAAAAGGCGGGGAGCGAACTCGGTTTCCATGTCGAACCCTTTCAATTAGATGAGGCCGGCATGACACGTACCCGTCTTGCCGGAATACTGAAAGCGCGGAATATTAGCAGCCTGTTGCTCTGCCCACAGCCAAGACCCAACTCGAGCTTGGATTTTCCATGGCAGGATTTCAGCGTCATTACCTTTGGCTATACCCTCGCGAGCCCGCATTTCAGTCTGGTAACAAGCTCACACTACAAAGCCACAGTGCTTACCATCCGTAAGTTGATTGATCTGGGCTACAAGCGGATCGGCTTCTCGCTCTCTCCGACGCACAATGAAAAAGTCGATAATGCCTTCCTCGCCGCCTATTATACGGAACTTGCGTTACACGGCCTTCAGCATTTTCCCCTGGAATCGGAATGGAGTGACAGCGATGTGTTGACGGACTGGATTCGAAAGAACCGCCTGGAGGCAATTATCACTGGCCGCTACACGGGCATGAAGAAGCTCAGTGAGCTAAATATCAAGATTCCTGAAGAATTGGGTGTTGCCTGTCCGTCGCTAGGCGACAGGAGATTGCCCGTAAGCGGTGCCGTCGAGGACAGTTTTTACATTGGCGAAGTTGCGCTCCGTATGCTCAGTGAGCAAATCAACCGCGGCGAGAAAGGGATCCCTCTGAAGCCGATTAGCATCCTGGTTGATGCGATCTGGCAGGAAGGCGAAACATTGCGCAAAATCAGGGACGACAAAGCCTCCTATCTGCTCGATCCCAAGACGGTTTGGAAAACGATCAACGATGCGAAGAGCGAATAA
- a CDS encoding GDSL-type esterase/lipase family protein, producing the protein MSKTLIILVLLGSMILHLSSATARAEDNTTSGPPPPGSADDPAWGYWSKLSNPNAWLSAHQRLTRAAQAQDAEIVFLGDSITKGWLEQGRSQWDSHYKAMNAIDLGIGGDSTRQILWRLDHGALGNHAPRIIVLMIGTNNILNSKADSVEIIEGIKAIITRIQQLAPGATTLLLSPPPLGAAAKNDRVIDLTQHLAELELPNVVFLDITGAFTDDLGVVDLELYRPDRIHPNAEGYARLDEQLYPSLTRLLSKCASDK; encoded by the coding sequence ATGTCAAAAACACTCATCATACTGGTACTTCTCGGGTCAATGATTTTGCATTTATCCTCTGCCACCGCACGCGCAGAGGATAATACGACTTCGGGACCGCCGCCTCCGGGCAGCGCCGATGATCCTGCCTGGGGATATTGGTCTAAGCTTTCCAACCCGAATGCATGGCTCAGCGCTCACCAGCGCTTAACAAGAGCAGCGCAGGCCCAGGACGCGGAGATTGTCTTTCTGGGGGATTCCATAACCAAGGGCTGGCTGGAGCAAGGACGATCCCAGTGGGATAGTCACTACAAGGCGATGAACGCGATCGACCTGGGGATCGGTGGTGACAGCACGCGCCAGATTCTTTGGCGCCTCGACCACGGAGCTCTGGGGAATCATGCCCCCAGAATCATTGTGCTCATGATTGGCACAAATAATATCCTGAATTCGAAGGCAGATTCCGTCGAAATCATCGAAGGCATCAAGGCCATCATAACGCGCATCCAGCAACTGGCGCCGGGAGCAACGACGTTATTGCTGTCACCTCCGCCACTGGGGGCAGCCGCCAAGAACGATAGAGTCATCGATTTAACCCAGCACCTGGCAGAGCTTGAACTGCCCAACGTCGTTTTTCTCGATATCACAGGCGCATTTACCGATGACCTTGGCGTGGTCGATTTGGAGCTTTACCGCCCCGATCGCATTCACCCAAACGCCGAAGGTTATGCCCGTCTTGATGAACAGCTTTATCCGAGCCTGACGCGCTTATTGTCGAAGTGCGCTTCGGATAAATGA
- a CDS encoding glycoside hydrolase family 130 protein, whose protein sequence is MSLLKRYPNNPVLHEDNIPWDCMSVFNAGICKQGDRYLMLFRTDSGPRERPVDQRTKIGVAQSDDGFNWKVAPDPIFDSESMHELLVGQYTNHFPREEIVRIYDPRITIIDGEIYLCAALDTKHGIRGLIAKTSDLGRWDLLHITLPENRNMVLFPERVNGNFLRLDRPFPLYYTGGKESFDIWYSSSPDGRHWGEHRLLLAAEQVPFSNCKIGPGAPPIRTEKGWLAAFHAVIKNENKPLCGWSPEPWTKEYVAGLMLLDLEKPYKVIGMSQTPLLTSEESYETEGFRGSVIFPGGMIAEEEGSVKMYYGAADTVVALATGTVDELLSAITPF, encoded by the coding sequence ATGAGCTTACTTAAGCGCTATCCGAACAATCCCGTCCTGCACGAGGATAATATTCCATGGGACTGCATGTCCGTTTTTAATGCGGGCATCTGCAAGCAGGGCGACCGCTATTTGATGCTGTTCCGAACGGATTCAGGCCCCAGGGAGCGTCCTGTTGATCAGCGAACGAAGATTGGGGTCGCACAGAGCGACGACGGATTTAATTGGAAGGTGGCTCCAGATCCAATTTTTGACAGTGAGAGCATGCATGAGCTCCTCGTTGGGCAATATACCAATCACTTCCCCAGAGAAGAAATCGTCCGTATCTACGACCCCCGTATTACGATTATTGATGGGGAGATTTATCTTTGTGCCGCCCTCGATACCAAACACGGGATACGTGGCCTCATTGCAAAAACGTCCGACCTGGGTAGATGGGATTTGCTCCACATCACGTTACCGGAAAACCGAAATATGGTTCTCTTCCCGGAAAGGGTGAATGGAAACTTCCTGCGGTTGGATCGCCCTTTCCCCCTTTATTACACCGGGGGTAAAGAATCTTTTGACATCTGGTATAGCTCATCTCCAGACGGCAGGCATTGGGGCGAGCATCGGTTACTCCTCGCCGCAGAACAAGTTCCTTTTTCCAATTGTAAAATCGGTCCCGGTGCGCCTCCCATCCGAACGGAAAAAGGCTGGTTAGCCGCGTTTCATGCGGTGATCAAAAATGAAAACAAGCCCCTGTGTGGCTGGAGCCCGGAACCATGGACGAAGGAATATGTAGCCGGTTTAATGTTATTGGATTTGGAAAAACCGTACAAGGTAATCGGAATGTCTCAAACGCCACTCCTGACGTCGGAGGAATCGTATGAAACCGAAGGGTTTCGAGGGTCTGTCATATTCCCCGGTGGGATGATCGCCGAAGAGGAAGGCTCCGTGAAGATGTATTATGGCGCGGCTGACACTGTTGTCGCGCTGGCAACTGGAACGGTTGACGAGTTGCTCTCAGCCATCACCCCATTCTGA
- a CDS encoding LacI family DNA-binding transcriptional regulator, with protein MAGVHRSTVSLVFRNHPSIPDGTRERILAIANKLGYTPDPMLAALAAYRKRQHPSDYKATVVWLVKDQKIYDWRDTPMFVEYYEGAYARLAQYGYKLEIFELNTKEISPRRVASIFRSRNIPGILLCPQPTPNVHLDFPWEHFSSVTFGYTLVEPQLHVVAASQYRANRVTMMELKKRGYKRIGFTYNGEFNRRTDHNYMAGYLVETIEEDYKRLVVPPLVSPIRERPEELLKWCRRYKVDAIVTPDSQILEVAERCGLSCPEDIGIACTPLYKPDGKLSGYYEHSIHTGEAAADFLIAMIQRGERGIPKIPHRLHIDGIWCPGSTLRPLTRQKSQKAGSAA; from the coding sequence ATGGCCGGCGTCCACCGCTCGACCGTGTCGCTGGTATTCCGAAACCATCCGAGTATCCCGGACGGGACCCGCGAGCGCATCCTGGCCATTGCGAACAAGCTCGGCTACACCCCTGACCCGATGCTGGCCGCGCTCGCTGCCTACCGCAAACGGCAGCACCCCTCCGACTATAAGGCCACCGTGGTCTGGCTCGTCAAAGACCAGAAGATCTACGACTGGCGAGACACCCCGATGTTTGTGGAGTACTACGAGGGCGCCTACGCGCGGCTGGCTCAGTACGGCTACAAGCTAGAGATATTCGAGCTGAACACGAAGGAAATTTCGCCCCGCCGGGTCGCATCCATCTTCCGCTCGCGCAACATTCCCGGCATTTTGCTCTGCCCGCAGCCGACGCCCAATGTCCACCTCGATTTTCCCTGGGAGCATTTCTCCAGTGTCACTTTTGGCTACACGCTGGTCGAGCCGCAGTTGCACGTCGTCGCCGCCTCGCAGTACCGCGCCAACCGCGTGACCATGATGGAGCTCAAAAAGCGGGGCTACAAACGCATCGGCTTTACCTACAACGGCGAGTTCAACCGGCGCACCGACCACAACTACATGGCCGGCTACCTGGTCGAAACCATCGAGGAGGACTACAAACGCCTGGTTGTCCCGCCGCTGGTGTCGCCAATCCGCGAAAGGCCCGAGGAACTGCTCAAATGGTGCCGCCGCTACAAAGTCGATGCGATCGTCACCCCGGATTCCCAAATCCTCGAAGTGGCCGAACGCTGCGGGCTGTCCTGTCCTGAAGATATCGGAATCGCCTGCACCCCGCTGTATAAACCGGACGGCAAGCTGTCGGGCTATTATGAGCACTCGATCCACACCGGCGAGGCCGCCGCCGACTTCCTGATTGCCATGATTCAGCGCGGCGAGCGCGGCATCCCGAAAATCCCCCACCGCCTGCACATCGACGGTATCTGGTGCCCGGGCTCTACCCTGCGCCCCCTCACCCGGCAAAAGTCGCAGAAAGCGGGTTCAGCCGCGTGA
- a CDS encoding Gfo/Idh/MocA family oxidoreductase, whose translation MSSHCLPSGTAQHSPVGLDELEKRLPLTGQMCGPLRVGIVGLGWVARTSHLLALDLLQKRGWPVSVAALCDIDPERLSEAHGKFASAHVYRDARQMMDEQALDAVYILTHPPATVPLVQYALERSLAVFVEKPVSSRPEEIEEVDALANRLGRPVQVGFNRRFQPLADRFRAQLAGIPDVYSVRARLWRRSRKEAIFYEDTFVHMLDFMHQCLGDLQLDRACRLPVRDERSQLSSALQARFRAGKNTVVELDGRPRSGFSLEAYEAFGQDQAVRLEYPGTADTQLSLSTCQAGQREALRLDIAVDDAAGMAYARGFVQQAAAFCRLAGGGDTQPLCGLSDAIWTARMMSRVFDLASRHDAESNPILGAIES comes from the coding sequence ATGTCCTCCCATTGCCTCCCGTCTGGAACTGCTCAGCACAGCCCGGTCGGGCTTGACGAACTGGAAAAGCGCCTGCCCCTGACAGGGCAGATGTGCGGCCCGCTTCGGGTCGGGATCGTCGGCCTGGGCTGGGTCGCGCGGACCTCGCATCTGCTTGCGCTTGATCTATTGCAGAAAAGAGGGTGGCCGGTCTCGGTGGCTGCTCTGTGCGATATTGATCCCGAGCGCCTCTCGGAAGCTCATGGTAAATTCGCCTCTGCTCACGTGTACCGGGATGCCCGGCAGATGATGGATGAGCAGGCGCTGGACGCCGTCTATATCCTTACACACCCGCCGGCGACCGTTCCTTTGGTGCAATACGCCTTGGAGCGTTCGCTGGCCGTGTTCGTGGAGAAGCCGGTGTCATCCCGGCCGGAGGAGATCGAGGAAGTGGATGCGCTGGCGAACCGTCTGGGCAGACCGGTACAGGTGGGATTTAACCGCCGCTTTCAGCCGCTGGCCGATCGGTTCCGCGCCCAGTTAGCGGGTATCCCGGACGTCTACAGCGTGCGTGCGCGGCTGTGGCGACGCAGCCGCAAGGAAGCCATCTTTTACGAAGACACGTTCGTTCACATGCTGGATTTTATGCACCAGTGCCTGGGTGATCTCCAACTGGATCGGGCCTGCCGTCTGCCTGTGCGGGATGAACGCTCGCAGTTGTCCTCCGCCCTGCAGGCGCGTTTCCGCGCGGGAAAGAACACGGTGGTCGAGCTGGATGGCCGCCCCAGAAGTGGCTTTAGTCTGGAGGCCTATGAAGCCTTTGGGCAGGATCAAGCGGTGCGTCTAGAGTACCCCGGTACGGCCGATACCCAACTGAGCCTCAGCACTTGCCAGGCGGGGCAGCGTGAAGCCTTGCGCCTCGATATCGCCGTGGATGACGCCGCCGGCATGGCGTACGCGCGCGGTTTTGTGCAGCAGGCGGCAGCCTTTTGTCGGCTGGCCGGCGGCGGCGACACACAGCCGCTCTGTGGCCTGAGCGATGCGATCTGGACGGCGCGTATGATGAGCCGGGTCTTCGATCTGGCGAGCAGGCATGACGCCGAGTCGAACCCCATCCTGGGAGCCATCGAATCATGA
- a CDS encoding DUF4962 domain-containing protein → MALLLCPACGGPVSPSSAASSPAPSADAATPAEGQENAGFAVRPELAGGHPRLFVDEVGLQSAQERFRQDRGWAGAYFPADGPELSAVPKPVTGKSSSVPCKVIGKLAVGYAVTGQERYLERLKLWLPVLEKEPPLEIKGIGARDNNDLACGYILAGLAISYDVLEGRVDAQVSDALRDLLIKQASQTYHDLRAIKHYPYEQNHFSIPVGGLLVASMALLGEYPEATEWAQWSSEMMARCLHALAPDGWFFEGMNYWGYTLQFPVTGALALRHVTGEDLFEIPFMENTGLYFAHSYLPGRDFVFDFGDWGPRVNQDGKTAQRGYEKPWHTHPTRVPKFIPYVLDHERPDPRVEQLVTRWNSGGRSLDGMVGALLQIPAEAGKSVVVDDKAYPPYHYFDDEEVIHWRGSWNDPQTTAIAFKSGPPGGHAMAELLKQYPDWKPSLGHAHPDAGSFILFSKGAFLANDTGYAVKETAWHNSILVDGVGQEQGGTAFTCFKYLPYDKLNKIRMDHVLLGPQVAAGQADFKAAYSDSFGLEQMQRDLMLVGGHYLVVRDLMAAAEPHQYEWLLHGDREAQPLGEGRYTMTNGDGRLVIQNLGPIVDAQIAPTIVETELYELKTRSRPQQRGYHLAMTSETSEQAGFLTAMLIQATTDDPAAFEVEQVTENKLVMSDGSSRCIVWLGGSEELEGAYAYVLYDAEGQAVSAGLQGEWVESAELSLELDTAGSLTLERDSESGTWSTSSCSEHTKPVMFSLNGKPRQVPPVAAVPNPAP, encoded by the coding sequence ATGGCATTGCTGTTGTGCCCGGCCTGCGGTGGCCCGGTGTCACCGTCCTCTGCTGCCAGCTCGCCCGCTCCTTCGGCGGACGCGGCCACGCCCGCAGAGGGCCAGGAAAACGCCGGGTTCGCCGTACGCCCTGAACTGGCAGGTGGGCATCCCCGGCTGTTTGTTGACGAGGTCGGCCTCCAGTCCGCTCAGGAGAGGTTCCGGCAGGACCGGGGTTGGGCGGGTGCTTACTTCCCGGCTGACGGGCCCGAGCTCAGCGCCGTCCCGAAGCCGGTGACGGGGAAGTCCTCGTCCGTGCCCTGCAAAGTTATCGGCAAGCTCGCCGTCGGCTACGCGGTGACAGGACAGGAGCGCTACCTCGAGCGGCTTAAGCTCTGGCTACCCGTGCTCGAAAAAGAGCCTCCTCTTGAGATCAAGGGCATTGGCGCGCGGGACAATAACGATTTGGCCTGCGGCTATATCCTGGCGGGGCTCGCCATCTCCTACGATGTGCTGGAGGGGCGGGTGGATGCCCAGGTTTCGGACGCGCTCCGGGACCTGCTGATCAAGCAGGCCAGCCAGACGTACCATGATTTGCGCGCCATCAAGCACTACCCCTACGAGCAGAACCATTTTTCAATCCCCGTCGGCGGGCTGCTGGTCGCCTCGATGGCCCTGCTAGGCGAGTATCCCGAGGCGACGGAGTGGGCGCAGTGGTCGAGCGAGATGATGGCTCGCTGCCTGCATGCGCTGGCTCCGGACGGATGGTTCTTCGAGGGGATGAACTACTGGGGCTACACTTTGCAGTTCCCCGTGACGGGGGCCCTGGCCCTGCGACACGTCACCGGGGAAGACCTCTTCGAGATTCCCTTTATGGAGAACACGGGCCTGTACTTCGCGCACAGCTATCTGCCGGGCCGCGATTTTGTCTTCGACTTCGGGGACTGGGGGCCGCGTGTCAATCAGGACGGAAAGACGGCCCAGCGCGGCTATGAAAAGCCCTGGCATACGCACCCCACGCGCGTGCCCAAGTTTATCCCTTATGTGCTCGATCATGAGCGTCCCGATCCACGGGTGGAGCAGCTGGTTACGCGTTGGAACAGCGGAGGACGTTCTCTCGACGGCATGGTTGGCGCATTACTACAGATACCTGCAGAGGCTGGCAAGTCGGTGGTGGTTGATGACAAGGCGTATCCACCGTACCACTACTTCGATGACGAGGAGGTTATCCACTGGCGAGGTAGCTGGAATGATCCGCAGACGACGGCCATCGCCTTCAAGTCCGGTCCTCCTGGAGGCCACGCGATGGCGGAGTTACTCAAGCAGTACCCGGACTGGAAGCCCTCACTCGGGCACGCGCATCCCGATGCCGGTTCGTTCATCCTGTTCTCGAAGGGCGCTTTCCTGGCCAACGATACGGGCTACGCCGTCAAAGAAACAGCCTGGCATAACTCGATCCTCGTGGATGGCGTCGGACAGGAGCAAGGGGGCACGGCCTTTACGTGCTTCAAATATCTGCCCTATGACAAGCTGAACAAGATCCGGATGGACCATGTGCTGCTCGGGCCTCAGGTGGCCGCGGGGCAGGCGGATTTCAAGGCCGCCTACAGCGACAGCTTCGGGCTGGAGCAGATGCAGCGCGACCTGATGCTCGTCGGCGGACACTACCTGGTCGTGCGTGACCTCATGGCGGCGGCGGAGCCGCACCAGTACGAGTGGCTCCTGCATGGTGACCGCGAGGCGCAGCCGCTGGGTGAGGGCCGTTATACGATGACCAACGGTGACGGGCGGCTGGTTATCCAAAACCTGGGTCCGATCGTCGATGCCCAGATCGCGCCGACCATCGTCGAGACGGAGCTTTATGAACTTAAGACGCGTTCGCGCCCGCAGCAGCGTGGTTACCACCTGGCGATGACGTCTGAGACCTCCGAGCAGGCGGGCTTCCTGACCGCGATGCTCATCCAGGCGACTACCGATGATCCCGCCGCTTTTGAGGTCGAACAGGTGACGGAGAACAAGCTCGTTATGAGCGATGGAAGCAGCCGCTGCATCGTCTGGCTGGGGGGTAGCGAAGAGCTGGAAGGCGCCTACGCCTATGTGCTCTACGATGCCGAGGGGCAGGCGGTTTCCGCCGGGCTTCAGGGGGAGTGGGTCGAGAGCGCGGAGCTGTCGCTGGAGCTGGATACCGCCGGCTCGTTGACACTTGAGCGCGACTCGGAGTCTGGCACGTGGAGCACTTCTTCCTGTTCCGAGCATACAAAACCCGTCATGTTTTCCCTGAATGGCAAGCCGAGGCAGGTGCCGCCTGTGGCTGCTGTTCCCAACCCCGCTCCGTGA
- a CDS encoding prepilin-type N-terminal cleavage/methylation domain-containing protein gives MKLESTPPAFTSTSQARGATPSGRPCSSTAWRRTMGFSLIELLACIATIAILAAILVPVLAQMRNRADTTGCAANLRQIGMGAAMYANDHQGTLPGPLRILQKATYNASDAGHLGHYLYLYWALPTPRGGRQWAPALYCPGYRRLDSDPDNVDVTPYRLATTGTLPNNRNGTPFGYTGNAGTATTYPYRLSAMNWEEHSKIPAVMDYDHTVDGVKTLSHGTFRNVLYFDWHVEQVEP, from the coding sequence ATGAAACTGGAATCTACCCCTCCTGCGTTCACCAGCACTTCTCAAGCCCGGGGCGCGACGCCCTCCGGCCGCCCCTGTTCGTCCACGGCCTGGCGACGGACGATGGGCTTTAGCTTAATCGAGCTACTGGCCTGTATTGCGACCATCGCCATCCTCGCCGCGATTCTCGTGCCGGTCCTTGCGCAGATGCGCAACCGCGCCGATACGACCGGCTGCGCGGCCAACCTGCGGCAGATCGGGATGGGGGCCGCCATGTACGCCAACGACCATCAGGGCACGCTGCCGGGGCCGTTGCGCATTTTGCAGAAGGCCACTTACAACGCTTCCGACGCCGGGCACCTCGGGCACTACCTCTATCTCTACTGGGCGCTGCCCACTCCTCGTGGCGGGAGGCAATGGGCTCCGGCCCTCTACTGCCCAGGGTACCGACGTCTGGATTCTGACCCGGACAATGTTGATGTGACTCCGTACCGTCTGGCCACGACCGGCACACTGCCGAACAACCGCAACGGAACGCCCTTCGGCTACACCGGGAATGCCGGCACGGCTACGACCTATCCCTACCGGCTCAGCGCCATGAACTGGGAAGAGCACTCCAAGATCCCGGCGGTCATGGATTACGATCACACGGTAGATGGTGTCAAGACGCTCTCCCACGGGACTTTCCGAAACGTGCTGTACTTCGACTGGCACGTCGAACAGGTCGAGCCCTGA
- a CDS encoding MFS transporter, which produces MSSSPSPDDTTEIYAPKKWKAGTLTYTTGGIVVLFCWLLLGDFSWSMRDRSVAPMSQWYLNHLMVPSLVFALLVSSLPGIIQLVVSPLISTMSDRHRGRLGRRIPFLLIVTPVAALGMVGLGCTPFIARWVHRLCNSEATGAWLHRTLDGFPFGAWLLSMLANEVVVSVACFAVFWTAFEVAAIASKPIFDGLINDVVPRPLLGRFYGLFRAISLIDGMVFNFWIIGYVPTHFTVIIIAVGLFYGIAFMCVCFRVKEGQYPPPEKIVSRTGTLGFVSEVRHYCRECFSHPYYLAVFLLITTSVICFNPMNVFAIPYANHVGVSMDTYGKAVSLTFLISLLMAYPLGWLADRFHPMRLVIVVLSGYALVTIWGSLFAVSAHTYLIGWVLHGVFSGAYYTSAASLALRLFPHEKFAQYASAAAIFVAVGNMAMAPVVGMVIDATGHNYRYAFIVGFSLTLVALVNAIIVYAAFKRYGGPNNYAAPDFEASKK; this is translated from the coding sequence ATGAGTTCATCCCCGTCGCCCGACGACACAACCGAAATCTACGCGCCCAAGAAATGGAAGGCAGGGACGCTGACCTATACGACGGGCGGCATTGTTGTCCTGTTTTGCTGGCTGCTTCTGGGCGATTTTTCGTGGTCCATGCGGGACCGCTCCGTGGCCCCGATGTCGCAATGGTACCTGAACCATCTGATGGTTCCGAGTTTGGTCTTCGCGCTGCTGGTAAGCTCCCTGCCGGGGATCATCCAGCTGGTGGTAAGTCCGCTCATCAGCACGATGTCGGATCGTCATCGCGGCAGGCTTGGGCGGCGCATCCCGTTTCTGCTGATCGTTACGCCTGTCGCAGCCTTGGGGATGGTCGGGCTGGGGTGCACGCCTTTTATCGCTAGGTGGGTGCATCGCCTCTGCAATTCCGAGGCGACGGGGGCCTGGCTCCACCGGACGCTCGACGGCTTCCCTTTCGGCGCATGGCTGTTGTCGATGCTTGCCAACGAGGTCGTGGTGTCCGTCGCCTGCTTCGCGGTGTTCTGGACGGCCTTCGAGGTCGCCGCCATCGCGAGCAAGCCTATCTTCGACGGCCTGATCAACGATGTCGTTCCTCGGCCGTTGCTGGGGCGTTTTTACGGCCTGTTCCGAGCCATCAGCCTGATCGACGGCATGGTTTTCAATTTCTGGATCATCGGCTACGTGCCGACGCATTTCACGGTCATCATCATTGCGGTCGGTCTGTTTTATGGAATCGCGTTCATGTGCGTCTGCTTCCGGGTCAAGGAGGGGCAGTATCCGCCGCCGGAGAAAATCGTGAGCAGGACCGGTACCCTGGGCTTTGTCAGTGAGGTGCGGCACTACTGCCGGGAGTGCTTTTCCCACCCGTACTACCTCGCCGTTTTTTTGCTCATTACCACCTCGGTCATCTGCTTCAACCCGATGAACGTCTTTGCCATCCCCTATGCGAACCATGTGGGCGTGAGCATGGATACATACGGTAAAGCGGTCTCTCTCACCTTTCTTATCTCCCTGCTCATGGCCTATCCGCTGGGGTGGCTGGCGGACCGCTTTCACCCCATGCGACTGGTGATCGTGGTATTGAGCGGCTATGCGCTCGTGACGATCTGGGGCAGTCTGTTCGCGGTTAGTGCCCATACTTATCTGATCGGCTGGGTGCTGCATGGCGTTTTCTCCGGTGCCTATTATACGAGTGCGGCTTCGTTGGCCTTGAGACTGTTCCCTCATGAGAAGTTCGCACAGTACGCCTCGGCAGCAGCGATTTTCGTGGCCGTGGGTAACATGGCCATGGCTCCTGTGGTGGGCATGGTGATCGACGCCACAGGCCATAATTATCGCTATGCCTTTATCGTCGGTTTTTCCCTGACGCTCGTAGCGCTCGTGAATGCCATCATTGTGTACGCGGCGTTCAAGCGCTACGGCGGGCCGAACAACTACGCGGCCCCCGACTTCGAAGCGTCGAAAAAGTAA